A genome region from Victivallis lenta includes the following:
- a CDS encoding beta-L-arabinofuranosidase domain-containing protein: MWKNHAKLFHLPLGAITAEGWLREQLLRNREGMGGHLDELEPIMLLAPYTTKDTDEKWGDVKAGWGAEISGNYWLGVIKLAFTLQDHELIAKVTAWVDRVLENAEPEGYLGAYRLEDDRMEDFNAWGTSGAMRGLLDFYEATGRSEVFSAVYNCMLWFTRHWAGDKKTRYAGQAIIDPMMRCYYKTGDKRLLDFCVDYFDFLDHNDLYQNSPNAFLASKLRYNSNHTAGYSLQVRLPSMVYCGNGDPRLLRASVNGIAKLRKFAMHTTGAPVCNDEYLSPVSLYAESEYCSFAYLGASYGAMTAATGDTVYGDYLEEIAFNAAQGARKKNERAIEYNSTPNQLCASIHSSHCQPIHGAYAPIHPVACCAVNSIVVLPEFVSNLAFADAEGNLHINAYAPCSIRHHGMTLTTETLYPFRNTVTYTAHTDEPQTFAIYPKRPRWSRSIRILVNGKPAAELYRTWRDGDTLTVEFQAKVEVERVQDLAHNEPLSVRYGALNFSLPVPARWENIGNGSARTPLPAGWAWYDVWADFKDADVSKFDIMGLRKDQISWNVALAERELEFEIEELPKTGYVWENPPLKLHVAGAYKAPYAYAPYPIRTSEIYEPELEVTDPMPLELVPYGCTNLRITYFPRAAK; encoded by the coding sequence ATGTGGAAAAATCATGCTAAATTATTTCATCTGCCGCTGGGCGCAATCACGGCAGAAGGGTGGCTCCGTGAACAACTGCTCCGCAATCGCGAAGGAATGGGCGGTCATCTCGATGAACTTGAACCGATCATGCTGCTTGCGCCTTACACCACGAAAGATACTGATGAAAAATGGGGTGATGTCAAAGCGGGCTGGGGTGCAGAAATTTCCGGCAACTACTGGCTCGGTGTCATCAAACTGGCTTTTACGCTTCAGGATCACGAACTGATCGCAAAAGTGACCGCGTGGGTCGACCGGGTACTCGAAAATGCCGAACCGGAAGGATACCTCGGCGCCTACCGCCTCGAAGATGACCGGATGGAGGATTTCAACGCCTGGGGGACCTCCGGCGCGATGCGCGGTTTGCTCGATTTTTACGAAGCCACCGGACGCAGTGAGGTTTTCAGTGCCGTTTACAACTGCATGCTCTGGTTCACACGCCACTGGGCGGGCGACAAAAAAACACGCTATGCCGGACAGGCGATCATCGACCCGATGATGCGCTGTTATTACAAAACTGGCGACAAGCGTCTGCTTGATTTTTGCGTCGATTATTTTGATTTCCTCGACCACAACGATCTTTATCAAAATTCGCCAAATGCATTTCTCGCTTCAAAATTGCGCTACAACTCCAACCATACCGCCGGATATTCGCTTCAGGTGCGTCTGCCGTCAATGGTTTACTGCGGCAACGGAGATCCACGGCTGCTCCGGGCTTCAGTCAACGGTATCGCGAAACTGCGCAAATTTGCGATGCACACCACTGGGGCTCCGGTCTGCAACGATGAATATCTCTCTCCGGTCTCGCTCTATGCAGAGAGCGAATATTGTTCCTTCGCCTACCTCGGAGCCAGCTATGGCGCGATGACGGCGGCAACCGGAGATACGGTTTACGGCGATTATCTCGAGGAGATTGCCTTCAACGCCGCACAGGGGGCGCGCAAAAAAAATGAACGCGCCATCGAATATAACAGTACGCCCAACCAGCTCTGTGCCTCGATCCACTCCTCGCACTGTCAGCCGATTCACGGGGCTTACGCGCCGATTCATCCGGTTGCATGCTGTGCGGTCAATTCGATCGTTGTACTGCCGGAATTCGTTTCCAATCTCGCTTTTGCCGACGCCGAGGGCAATCTTCATATCAATGCTTATGCGCCGTGTTCGATCCGGCACCACGGCATGACACTGACAACGGAAACGCTCTACCCTTTCCGCAACACGGTGACATATACCGCGCATACCGATGAACCGCAGACGTTTGCGATCTATCCCAAGCGTCCGCGCTGGAGCCGGAGTATCCGGATTCTCGTCAATGGCAAACCCGCCGCCGAACTTTACCGGACATGGCGCGATGGCGACACGCTGACCGTTGAATTTCAGGCGAAAGTCGAAGTCGAACGAGTTCAGGATCTTGCTCACAACGAACCGCTGTCGGTTCGTTACGGCGCTCTAAATTTCTCGCTCCCCGTCCCGGCACGTTGGGAGAACATCGGCAACGGCAGTGCCCGCACACCGCTTCCGGCAGGGTGGGCCTGGTACGATGTCTGGGCCGATTTCAAGGATGCCGATGTGTCAAAGTTCGATATCATGGGGCTCCGCAAAGATCAGATCAGCTGGAATGTCGCTCTCGCCGAACGGGAACTCGAATTCGAGATCGAGGAGCTTCCGAAAACAGGATACGTCTGGGAGAATCCGCCGCTGAAACTCCATGTTGCAGGGGCATACAAAGCGCCGTATGCCTACGCGCCCTACCCGATCCGGACCAGTGAAATCTACGAACCGGAACTGGAAGTCACCGATCCGATGCCGCTCGAACTCGTTCCTTACGGCTGTACAAACCTGCGCATCACCTATTTCCCGCGCGCCGCAAAATAA
- a CDS encoding DUF932 domain-containing protein, whose product MGLMMSEGKFVGRDEIAMVPTPTATASWKPVPHSEVIDAVTDVVKAHDWQILDEQYGLARDGQRMFGVIRINRSSSTEWSRCIGIRNSHDRTIAVGLAAGLNVRVCANLMFGGSMVLKRRHTSRIELNGLVLEAVNALELEFLTLENVAEELKIDELNDDEVRAS is encoded by the coding sequence ATGGGACTGATGATGAGTGAAGGGAAGTTCGTCGGGCGCGATGAAATCGCAATGGTTCCGACGCCGACCGCTACCGCGAGCTGGAAGCCGGTGCCGCACAGTGAGGTGATCGACGCAGTAACCGACGTGGTCAAGGCGCACGACTGGCAGATTCTCGACGAACAATACGGTCTGGCCCGCGACGGCCAGCGGATGTTCGGGGTGATCCGAATCAACCGGAGTTCAAGCACAGAATGGAGTCGTTGCATCGGAATCCGCAACAGCCACGACCGGACGATTGCCGTCGGCCTGGCTGCTGGGCTTAATGTTCGAGTCTGCGCGAACCTCATGTTCGGCGGTAGTATGGTTCTGAAGCGGCGGCATACCTCCCGGATCGAACTGAACGGTCTGGTTCTGGAAGCCGTGAACGCTCTGGAACTGGAGTTTCTGACATTGGAAAATGTAGCAGAGGAGTTGAAGATCGATGAACTCAATGATGATGAAGTTCGTGCTTCG
- a CDS encoding prepilin-type N-terminal cleavage/methylation domain-containing protein, with protein sequence MIYRKCFTLIELLVVIAIIAILAAMLLPVLNKARASSKSISCLGNIKQFGGAAVFYANDHNDYFLTSDNSWAGDRALNLYFRYLGGDASGSNIGSLKVGFCPADSSASRKMGIPSYRAFDCTWSAWADNEGIGYSPFAQSLQYWALNPAYPDSRANVRTEKLSKLSAYPNYARDLRFKLALFADDPVLPNHYSGESSFHINAARADGSAKSCRITLWKPNPLSIDDWLIRLEGRTGHSLQAFMEASNPQLNP encoded by the coding sequence ATGATTTATCGTAAATGTTTTACTCTTATTGAGTTGCTTGTTGTTATCGCAATTATCGCAATTTTAGCGGCAATGTTGTTGCCGGTATTGAACAAGGCGCGCGCTTCCTCCAAAAGCATCAGTTGTCTGGGAAATATCAAACAATTCGGAGGGGCAGCTGTATTTTATGCGAATGATCATAATGATTATTTTTTAACCAGTGATAATTCCTGGGCCGGAGACCGTGCTTTGAACCTCTACTTCAGGTATTTGGGGGGGGATGCTTCCGGTAGTAATATTGGCTCTCTAAAAGTTGGCTTCTGCCCAGCCGATTCAAGTGCGAGCAGAAAGATGGGCATACCTTCTTATCGTGCGTTCGACTGCACTTGGAGCGCTTGGGCTGATAATGAGGGGATTGGTTATTCACCATTCGCTCAGAGCTTGCAATATTGGGCTCTTAATCCAGCCTATCCGGATAGTAGGGCTAATGTTCGTACGGAAAAACTCAGCAAGCTGTCAGCATATCCGAACTACGCCAGAGATCTTCGGTTCAAGCTGGCTCTCTTTGCCGACGATCCTGTTTTACCGAATCATTATTCCGGCGAATCATCATTCCACATCAACGCTGCTCGAGCTGACGGCAGTGCCAAAAGTTGTCGGATTACTCTCTGGAAACCCAATCCTCTTTCCATAGATGATTGGCTGATACGTCTGGAGGGCAGGACAGGCCATTCGTTACAGGCTTTCATGGAAGCCTCCAATCCGCAGCTTAATCCCTGA
- a CDS encoding endo-1,3-alpha-glucanase family glycosylhydrolase, whose product MSLKKTFLMMTVFIALLPFSSPAGEVSDRHMIWAHNTPWFNPSDYSVYTQVFYNFPLQRALETGNKWEDGLRDEIKVALNCGIEGFFVDFGGDPNKGPAHWSHTLKFYLKAAEGTPFEVALCMDTKISKEYWVGELKRLLKENGGHPNYPKFNGKYVVCTYQFLQWENQQPNGWTIGEWKELRAEMKKAGFDLYIIANFAPLPNEKLNIDRLERAKETFDCVYLFDAPGHCDETPEVNNKKLVKFCKENGKLFMGCLHPGYYGAWLWGFNDFYNPFRGTDMLHRMFIDAMKHKSQWLHVTTWNDLVETATLPRVFTFGVAHTLKNYNTWIKNKPEFSDTPDLTAAYLREVLPGEVLRLELLNLPSKVKTPLTVTGKLYDMNGRAVCNLPAKKLAPNQFGTLEWVVPTAELAFTPTLVPEFTVATEGYTRTVRTPAVYLVTPWLQNAVTVNVPLSQMLEEFPNTLTVSQKDSILEAKVDFDAPEEIANILLFRNDRPIATFSPELKDGEIQLVTALSGCPKAVSVTVENGRILRAIKKGMQNNSIWQGEVLFRWTSEKLETSNSNFGGHGVTFAGSENMKIIVTNAKGEKSEFSPVKIANKRRVSNADALFTAEPEMTWLLDPPLAIKKGEKTLQLFMRAPQETDNFYVRIETMSGKVYFSNPIYPFAKENRIEKRKILGTNNTLESTSGGSGYAFRNEPEFKTPRQRLPYQKNQLLTRPVSRLVARTGIWHFDGAVNGVEIDHYGDRDLNIKPEFYVDGGFDGKGKALSFDGNRTILFPARVWPLSGFGTMSVYLKPEMIGTKQSVIFKDGWYDGLHLNILADGRVEIMRAYLQDLTKQNQLSFEYLTSKTKLKAGEWVKVEARADAEKFQLYINDKLEATEKLGRFRSHGNGRVTLGGKKHIDYVPYRGLMDELVLYGW is encoded by the coding sequence TTGAGCCTGAAAAAAACGTTTTTGATGATGACAGTGTTCATCGCGTTGCTACCATTCAGTAGTCCAGCTGGCGAAGTTTCTGATCGACACATGATCTGGGCGCATAATACGCCGTGGTTCAACCCGTCGGATTACTCGGTATACACGCAGGTCTTCTACAACTTCCCCCTGCAGCGTGCGTTGGAGACCGGAAACAAGTGGGAAGACGGACTTCGCGATGAGATCAAAGTGGCATTGAATTGCGGCATTGAAGGATTTTTTGTCGACTTCGGCGGTGACCCGAATAAAGGTCCGGCGCACTGGAGCCATACGCTGAAATTTTACCTCAAAGCCGCCGAGGGTACGCCGTTCGAGGTCGCGCTCTGCATGGATACCAAGATCAGCAAGGAGTATTGGGTCGGCGAACTGAAGCGTCTCTTGAAAGAGAACGGCGGCCATCCGAATTATCCGAAATTCAATGGGAAATATGTTGTTTGCACCTACCAGTTTCTGCAATGGGAAAATCAACAACCCAACGGCTGGACGATCGGAGAGTGGAAAGAACTCCGCGCCGAGATGAAAAAGGCGGGGTTCGATCTTTATATTATCGCCAACTTTGCCCCGCTGCCGAATGAGAAGCTGAATATTGACCGTCTCGAACGTGCCAAAGAAACCTTCGACTGCGTTTATCTATTTGATGCTCCGGGACATTGCGATGAAACACCCGAAGTGAACAACAAGAAACTTGTAAAGTTCTGTAAAGAAAACGGTAAACTTTTCATGGGCTGTCTGCATCCCGGATACTACGGTGCGTGGCTGTGGGGATTCAACGACTTCTATAATCCGTTTCGAGGAACCGATATGCTCCACCGCATGTTCATAGACGCGATGAAGCACAAATCGCAGTGGCTTCACGTCACCACGTGGAACGACCTCGTGGAAACAGCGACACTGCCGCGCGTTTTCACCTTCGGTGTCGCGCATACGCTGAAAAACTACAATACGTGGATCAAAAATAAGCCGGAATTTTCCGACACGCCCGATCTGACCGCAGCATATCTGCGCGAAGTTCTGCCGGGCGAAGTGCTCCGTCTCGAACTGCTCAATCTGCCTTCCAAGGTCAAAACACCGCTGACGGTCACCGGCAAACTCTACGACATGAATGGCAGAGCGGTCTGCAACCTGCCTGCGAAAAAACTTGCACCGAATCAGTTTGGTACCCTGGAGTGGGTCGTGCCCACGGCGGAACTCGCCTTTACCCCGACGCTGGTGCCGGAATTCACTGTGGCGACCGAAGGCTATACCCGTACCGTCCGCACCCCGGCGGTTTATCTGGTCACGCCGTGGTTGCAAAACGCGGTGACGGTCAACGTGCCTCTGTCACAGATGCTTGAAGAGTTCCCGAATACACTGACGGTCAGTCAGAAGGACTCGATCCTCGAAGCAAAGGTCGATTTTGACGCGCCCGAAGAGATCGCGAACATTCTGCTTTTCCGCAATGACCGCCCGATCGCGACTTTTTCGCCTGAACTGAAGGATGGCGAGATCCAGCTTGTCACCGCGCTTTCCGGCTGCCCGAAGGCGGTCAGCGTCACCGTTGAAAACGGGCGCATTTTACGTGCGATCAAAAAAGGTATGCAGAACAATTCGATCTGGCAGGGTGAAGTACTCTTCCGCTGGACGTCGGAAAAACTCGAGACTAGCAACTCCAACTTCGGCGGGCACGGCGTCACCTTTGCCGGTTCTGAAAATATGAAGATCATCGTCACCAACGCCAAAGGCGAAAAGAGCGAATTTTCTCCTGTTAAAATCGCAAACAAACGCCGTGTTTCCAATGCCGACGCGCTTTTTACTGCCGAACCGGAAATGACCTGGTTGCTCGATCCTCCGCTCGCGATCAAAAAGGGTGAAAAGACGCTCCAACTTTTCATGCGTGCGCCGCAGGAAACGGATAACTTCTATGTCCGCATTGAAACGATGAGCGGAAAAGTCTACTTCAGCAACCCCATTTATCCGTTTGCCAAGGAGAACAGGATCGAAAAACGCAAGATCCTCGGCACCAATAATACGCTGGAATCGACCTCCGGCGGCAGCGGCTACGCGTTCCGCAACGAGCCGGAATTTAAAACGCCGCGTCAGAGACTGCCCTATCAGAAGAATCAGCTGTTGACCCGCCCGGTTTCCAGACTCGTTGCGCGCACCGGCATCTGGCACTTCGACGGCGCGGTCAATGGTGTGGAGATCGATCACTACGGCGACCGCGACCTCAACATCAAGCCGGAGTTCTACGTTGACGGCGGCTTCGACGGCAAAGGCAAGGCTCTCTCGTTTGACGGCAACCGGACGATCCTCTTCCCGGCGCGTGTCTGGCCGCTCTCCGGATTCGGCACGATGAGTGTTTATCTGAAGCCGGAAATGATCGGTACGAAGCAGTCGGTGATCTTCAAAGACGGCTGGTATGACGGTCTGCACCTCAACATTCTTGCCGATGGCCGTGTGGAGATCATGCGCGCCTATCTGCAGGATCTCACCAAGCAGAACCAGCTTTCGTTCGAGTACCTCACCAGCAAGACGAAGCTCAAGGCAGGCGAATGGGTGAAGGTCGAAGCCAGAGCGGATGCCGAAAAGTTCCAGCTCTACATCAATGACAAACTGGAAGCCACGGAAAAACTGGGCCGCTTCCGTTCGCATGGCAACGGGCGCGTCACCCTTGGCGGTAAGAAGCACATCGACTATGTGCCCTACCGCGGTCTCATGGATGAACTGGTGCTCTACGGCTGGTAA
- a CDS encoding family 78 glycoside hydrolase catalytic domain, translated as MKTILPNAERPPASHSIAEAAPLIIEKEKLPFFAAWITHPEVAKRWQKEQTCEENFFCEFYREFNCDQLPESILLRITADSCYRLSINGKEAGFGPIRGSAALQYFDTREIAGLLRRGRNEIKVLVHSPVRENFTAVTRFPALLAEAPGLFRTDETWQVSLCPEFRRDVPVYTMQIGFMEMCDLRKRREREYLPAAALPEPLPFGALTPRDIPAPEITECRPEKLTAMAALPAGDAPELSRLAEFLNHEQWTALNPEDFNGKILPSGNSTALVWDFGKVLNGRIQLEVNAPAGTVVDVVYGETPYRKDGRLRAAFPGEFYRFTDRYILDAGCNRIGTTLFERGFKFAEFIFRNAVDTIEVVDVRAENRVYPFRQKCFFRCSDERLNCIYQQCVETLRACTTDVFTDCPWRERAFWINDLLVENRTSLVLFGATPVHARALRLAFSQQRPDGSVPSLCPMPKHENFVFPATELFLVLMLMDYYRYGGDPETVGELLPKAERLLEHFNTLLDDEGLIGITPGIWNFIDWSFELNGYSFNDCRESMVNSLYVLALRTIVALAKQSGCRLKRNPEFYLVQSERTAEAIAGRFYSSGKGFLTDDVLFHSEKKQLSSLIAQALALLAGIGDATVREKLKISLADESLLKPELYLYSFVLQAMARHGMIREALAVIRRYWGKILDSGYPTVFEAGVHQFGKDAFGGAGSMCHGFATAPAAFLPENILGLTPGVEGNGKKFAFHPAPGDLEWAEGELLLSENTSVQVRLTREEIRLTLPEEHSAELPDGRILEAGTHLLKWENINGGLIS; from the coding sequence ATGAAAACGATTTTGCCGAATGCGGAGCGGCCCCCCGCCTCACACTCTATTGCTGAAGCCGCCCCGCTGATCATCGAAAAGGAAAAATTACCATTTTTCGCAGCCTGGATCACCCACCCGGAAGTAGCGAAACGGTGGCAGAAAGAGCAGACCTGCGAGGAAAACTTCTTTTGTGAATTTTACAGGGAATTCAACTGCGACCAGCTCCCGGAATCCATTCTTCTGCGGATTACGGCGGACAGTTGTTACCGCTTGTCGATCAACGGGAAAGAAGCCGGTTTCGGCCCGATCCGGGGAAGCGCCGCGCTGCAATATTTCGACACCAGGGAAATCGCCGGACTTCTGCGGCGCGGACGCAATGAGATAAAAGTCCTCGTCCACTCTCCCGTCCGGGAGAATTTTACTGCCGTAACCCGTTTCCCCGCACTGCTGGCGGAAGCGCCCGGATTATTCAGAACCGACGAAACCTGGCAGGTTTCCCTGTGCCCGGAATTCCGGCGCGACGTGCCGGTTTATACGATGCAGATCGGTTTTATGGAGATGTGCGATCTGCGTAAACGCCGCGAACGGGAATATCTGCCGGCTGCTGCCCTCCCGGAACCGCTCCCCTTCGGCGCACTGACGCCGCGCGACATACCGGCACCGGAAATCACGGAATGCCGTCCGGAAAAACTCACCGCCATGGCCGCGCTTCCGGCAGGCGACGCCCCGGAACTTTCCCGCCTTGCGGAATTTCTGAACCATGAACAATGGACTGCGCTGAATCCTGAAGATTTTAACGGAAAAATCCTCCCCTCCGGCAACAGTACGGCACTGGTCTGGGATTTCGGCAAGGTACTGAACGGCAGAATACAACTGGAAGTCAACGCTCCCGCTGGAACCGTCGTCGACGTGGTTTACGGTGAAACCCCGTATCGGAAAGACGGGCGGTTGCGGGCGGCATTCCCCGGCGAATTTTACCGCTTTACTGACCGCTATATTCTCGATGCCGGATGCAACCGGATCGGCACGACTCTTTTTGAGCGCGGTTTCAAGTTTGCAGAGTTCATCTTCCGCAATGCCGTCGATACGATTGAAGTGGTCGACGTCCGGGCGGAAAACAGAGTTTATCCGTTCCGGCAGAAATGCTTCTTCCGGTGCAGCGATGAACGGCTGAACTGCATTTATCAACAGTGTGTGGAAACACTGCGTGCATGTACGACCGATGTTTTCACGGATTGCCCGTGGCGGGAACGGGCGTTCTGGATCAATGACCTGCTTGTGGAAAATCGCACCTCACTCGTTCTTTTCGGCGCAACACCGGTACATGCCAGAGCGCTCAGACTGGCGTTTTCCCAGCAGCGCCCCGACGGGAGTGTCCCGAGTCTTTGCCCGATGCCGAAACATGAGAATTTCGTATTCCCGGCAACCGAACTTTTTCTTGTGTTGATGCTTATGGATTATTACCGTTACGGCGGCGATCCTGAAACGGTCGGAGAACTTCTGCCCAAAGCGGAACGTCTGCTGGAGCACTTCAATACTCTGCTGGATGATGAAGGATTGATCGGAATTACGCCGGGAATCTGGAATTTTATCGACTGGAGTTTTGAGTTGAATGGTTATTCTTTCAACGATTGCCGGGAATCCATGGTCAATTCACTTTACGTTCTGGCATTGCGGACGATTGTTGCGCTGGCGAAACAAAGCGGTTGTCGATTAAAGCGGAACCCCGAATTCTATCTGGTGCAGAGTGAACGCACGGCAGAGGCGATTGCCGGAAGGTTTTATTCTTCTGGAAAAGGTTTCCTGACCGATGACGTGCTGTTTCATTCGGAAAAAAAGCAGCTTTCGAGCCTGATCGCGCAGGCTTTGGCATTGCTCGCCGGAATCGGCGATGCTACAGTACGGGAAAAATTGAAAATTTCTCTGGCCGATGAATCACTGCTGAAACCGGAACTCTATTTATATTCATTTGTTCTGCAGGCGATGGCACGGCATGGCATGATCCGTGAAGCGTTGGCAGTCATCCGCCGTTATTGGGGGAAAATTCTTGACAGCGGTTATCCCACCGTCTTTGAAGCGGGCGTTCACCAGTTCGGCAAGGATGCTTTCGGCGGCGCCGGAAGCATGTGCCATGGCTTTGCAACCGCTCCGGCGGCGTTTCTGCCGGAAAACATACTGGGCCTCACTCCGGGCGTCGAAGGTAATGGAAAAAAATTTGCATTTCACCCCGCTCCAGGAGATCTGGAATGGGCGGAAGGGGAATTGCTCCTCTCCGAAAATACGTCCGTACAAGTCAGATTGACCCGGGAAGAAATCCGGCTTACCCTGCCGGAAGAACACTCGGCTGAACTGCCGGACGGCCGCATACTCGAAGCCGGAACACATCTACTCAAATGGGAAAACATAAACGGAGGACTTATATCATGA
- a CDS encoding RecB family exonuclease, protein MEGGVMATIGELRQEPHWSYSALNTYLNICQAQFMYRYVDQAEVERTSVCFPFGKAFHSALTAQAWECMMGGSLTRDEIVDRFEEAFKIEAEATPNLIYKEGENFDTVIDLATKMLDAALANWSDYYTVKGVAQAFRIDVPGLDKPLIGEFDLIVQDGRDACIVDWKTSMSRWPAGKADRDLQATLFSYAYEKQNGTVPLFRFDVITKTKNPGCESHYTSRGFHDFRRFEVLANRAQYAINKGVFLPNETSFACNECPYRDRCRQWHLKKWR, encoded by the coding sequence ATGGAGGGCGGCGTAATGGCGACCATCGGCGAACTGCGGCAGGAACCGCACTGGTCGTATTCGGCGCTGAATACGTACCTCAACATCTGTCAGGCGCAATTCATGTACCGCTACGTGGATCAGGCCGAAGTCGAACGGACTTCGGTCTGCTTCCCGTTCGGCAAGGCGTTTCATTCGGCGTTGACCGCTCAGGCGTGGGAGTGCATGATGGGCGGCTCGCTGACCCGCGATGAAATCGTTGACCGGTTTGAAGAGGCGTTCAAAATCGAAGCCGAAGCGACGCCGAACCTGATCTACAAGGAGGGCGAGAACTTCGACACGGTGATCGATCTTGCAACGAAAATGCTGGATGCGGCGCTGGCGAATTGGTCGGATTACTACACTGTCAAGGGCGTTGCGCAGGCGTTCAGGATTGACGTTCCCGGTTTGGACAAGCCCCTGATCGGTGAGTTTGACCTCATTGTTCAGGACGGACGGGACGCCTGTATCGTAGATTGGAAAACCTCGATGAGCCGCTGGCCTGCCGGGAAAGCCGACCGCGATCTTCAGGCGACCTTGTTCAGCTACGCCTACGAAAAACAGAACGGTACGGTTCCGCTCTTTCGGTTCGATGTCATCACCAAGACGAAGAATCCGGGTTGTGAATCGCACTATACCAGTCGCGGATTTCACGATTTCCGGCGCTTCGAGGTGCTGGCGAACCGAGCGCAGTATGCGATCAACAAAGGCGTGTTCCTGCCCAATGAAACATCATTCGCCTGTAACGAGTGTCCGTATCGGGACCGTTGCAGACAGTGGCATTTAAAGAAATGGAGGTGA
- a CDS encoding helix-turn-helix domain-containing protein has product MQKKRFYLIPAYYEFSTHAEKPFKQFFIHFNFIDSAKVTGTQIYEIAEDSIMVEHIKEFIQLYEQHEKRIRCEMIAHTVLGHVLLRCPEEMEIKELPINRRIHAALKYISEHLNEKLDNNMLANHCGLARNAFVRLFSTTMEESPQAFVRRRKIECACYLLHFSNLSIKEIAKELGFADQYCFSKTFAKLQHNSPSRFRKSHMSFKSDYSC; this is encoded by the coding sequence ATGCAGAAAAAACGCTTTTACCTGATTCCGGCTTATTATGAGTTTTCAACGCATGCGGAAAAACCGTTCAAACAGTTTTTCATTCATTTCAACTTCATTGATTCTGCGAAAGTCACCGGTACGCAGATTTACGAGATCGCCGAAGATTCGATCATGGTGGAGCATATCAAGGAGTTTATTCAGCTGTATGAACAGCATGAAAAGCGAATCCGCTGCGAAATGATTGCGCATACGGTGTTGGGGCATGTACTGTTGCGCTGCCCGGAGGAGATGGAGATCAAGGAACTGCCCATCAACCGCCGGATTCATGCCGCGTTGAAATACATTTCAGAGCATTTGAATGAAAAGCTGGACAACAATATGCTGGCGAATCATTGCGGCCTGGCGCGCAATGCGTTTGTCCGGCTCTTTTCCACGACGATGGAAGAGAGTCCGCAGGCATTCGTTCGTCGCCGGAAAATCGAATGTGCCTGTTATCTTCTGCATTTCAGCAATCTTTCCATCAAGGAGATTGCGAAGGAGCTCGGTTTTGCCGATCAGTACTGTTTTTCCAAGACATTCGCCAAACTTCAGCACAACTCACCAAGTCGCTTCCGCAAATCACATATGTCGTTCAAAAGCGATTATAGCTGCTGA